In Streptomyces sp. TLI_146, the genomic stretch CCCTGGCCGGGCTGGGACATCTGCGGGCCGTGGCCGCCCATGGGGCCGCCCATCGGCTGGCCCATGGGGCCCTGGCCGAGCTGGTTCTGGCCCATCTGGTTCTGGCCCATCGGACCCTGACCCATGGGGCCCTGGCCCATCGGACCCTGGCCGAGCTGGTTCTGGCCCATCGGACCCTGGCCCATGGGGCCCTGGCCCATCTGGTTCTGGCCCATGGGGCCCTGGCCGTGCTGGCCCTGCGGGCCGTGGCCACCGGGACCGGCGGGCAGCTGCGGGGCGCCGCTCGGCAGCTGGGGCGGGCCCATCTGCGGCTGCTGCTGCTGCACCTGCGGGGGTCCGGATATGGCGGCGGGCACGGGGGCGCCCGGACCGCGCTGGTCCTGCGGCTCCGGCTTGCGCATACCCTGCTGCTGCTGGTTCTGCGCGGCGGCACGCGTCGCGGCGGCCAGCTTGGCGCGCAGGTCCTCGTTCTCGCGAAGCAGGCGGGTCAGTTCGGCTTCGACCTCGTCCAGGAAGGCATCGACCTCGTCCTCGTCGTAGCCTTCTCGGAGCCGGACGGTCGTGAACTGCTTGTTCCGCACGTCCTCAGGGGTCAGCGGCATCTCTTCTTCACCTCTACGTAGTCGTCGGCAGTCGGCAGGACCGTGTCGCTCACATCTATCTCCCCACGCTGGTGACGATGGAGATCAGGATGTACACGATGATCATCAGAACGAAGAAGGACAGGTCGAGTGCCACGCCCCCGAGACGCAGCGGCGGAATGAACCGCCGCAGAAGCTTGAGCGGTGGATCGGTGACAGTGTAGGTGGCCTCAAGAACGACCACCATCGCCTTGCCGGGTTCCCATGAACGTGCGAACTGCAAGACGTAGTCCATGACGAGCCGGAAGATCAGCACGATGAGGAAGCACATCAGCGCGATGTAGACCACATCCAGTGCGACGCCCATCTCGCGCTTCCCTCTCCCCTTGCTCTGTGCCCCCGGCCCCTTGGCCGGATCGTTCCCGGTGTCGTGTCTCAGCTCTGGTTGAAGAAACCGCCCTCTGCGATACGGGCCTTGTCCTCCGCCGTGACATCGACGTTAGCAGGCGACAACAGGAACACCTTCTGCGTCACCCGTTCAATGCTGCCGTGCAAACCAAACACAAGACCGGCGGCAAAGTCGACAAGTCGCTTCGCATCGGTGTCGTCCATCTCGGTGAGGTTCATGATCACCGGCGTGCCCTCGCGGAAGTGTTCCCCGATGGTACGGGCCTCGTTGTAGGTCCGCGGGTGCAGCGTGGTGATGCGGTAGGGCTCCCGCTCGGACACGACCTTGGGCATGATCACCGGTGCGTTCTTCTCCAGGCTCGGACGTTCAGGTGTGATGGATGCCACGGGGGCGATTCGCGCCGGACGCCCCGATTCCGCGGGCATCACGGCTGCGTGCGCGACCGGTTCACGGGGAGCCGGCGGCTGTACGGCTCGTACCGGTTCGTCCCGTTCGACCTGATGCGGAGGCTGGTGCCGGCGGCGGTCCCGCTCGGGCTCCGGCTCGGGTTCGAACTCGTCATCGGGGTCGAACCCCGGGCCGTCGTACCCATCGTCCTCCACGAGACCGAGGTAGACCGCCATCTTGCGCATCGCGCCGGCCATGCTCCGATTCCTCCGCTCTGTGGTGGATCGCCCTTGTCGCCAAATGTCGCTGTGTCACCAAGTGCCCACGATCCACTAGGTCTGCCCACCGATGAGTGGGAATGACCATATTTTCTGCTGTGGTCCGACTTGCTTCGCGACGTTACCCGAGCCGGGGTCGGACTCCGAGTACCGCCGTACCGACGCGTACATGTGTCGCTCCGGCCGCAACAGCCTCTTCGAGGTCCGCACTCATCCCTGCTGACACCATGTTCGCAGCCGGATGAGCGCGGCGCAGGTCAGTCGACAAATCCATCAGCCGCTCGAATGCGGCCCGTTCGCGGCCCGCGTACTCGCCCGCCAGCGGCGCCACGGTCATCAGACCGTCCAGCCGCAGACCGGGCGCGTCCGCCACAAGTCCGGCCAACTGCTCGATTCCGTCGGGGGCGACGCCGCCCCGGTCGCCCCGCGCACCCGACTCGGCGTCGAGCGCGACCTGGATGAGGCACCCCACCTCCCGCTCCGCCTTCACGGCGGCCGCGGAGAGCGCGGTGACCAGCCGGTCCCGGTCGACGGACTGCACCAGATCCGCGTAAGTCACCACGGAACGGACCTTGTTCGTCTGGAGCTGGCCCACGAAGTGCCAGCGCAGATCCGGGAGGTCGGCGCAGGCCGCCGCCTTGGGGGCGGCGTCCTGGTCCCGGTTCTCGGCGACCTGACGCACCCCCAGCTCGTACAGGAGCCGGACGTCGCTAGCGGGGTAGGTCTTGGTGACCACGATGAGCGTCACGTCGTCCCGCTTGCGCCCGACTGCCGCACAGGCCGCGGAGATACGTTCCTCCACCTGTGCCAGGTTCGCGGCGAGTTCCGCCTTACGGTCCGTCATGCCCGCTTCCCTCTCCCCCGGTCGCACCGGGCCCCTCGGCGTCGAGCCAGACGTATCCGGCGAGCCGCCCGGTGGTGCGGTCGCGGCGGTACGAGAAGTGGTCGTGCGATTCGAGCGTGCACACCCCCGACGGCTGCCGGTCCGTGATCCCGAGCGCCGCGAGCTGCGCGTGCACGCCCGCGGTGACGTCGACGGCCGGGGTCCCCCAGCTCGTCCGGGACCGGGCGGCCGGCTCGGCCGCGGCGACCTCGTCCCGCATCTCCGCCGGGACCTCGTAGCACTTGCCGCAGACGGCGGGCCCGGTCCGCGCGGTGATCCGGGACGGCTCGGCGCCGAGCGAGACCATCGCCGCGACCGCCGCGGGCACCACGCCCGCGACCATCCCGGGCCGCCCCGCGTGCGCGGCGGCCACCACCCCGGCGACCGGGTCGGCGAGGAGGACGGGCGTGCAGTCGGCGGTCAGGACCGCGAGGGCGAGCCCGCGACGGGCGGTCACCACCGCGTCCACCGCCGGGACCTCGGCGTCGGCGCCCCACGGCCCGTCCACCACGGCCACGTCCGGCGAGTGCACCTGGTTCATCCAGACCACCAGGTCCGGGTCGAGCCCCAGCGCCTTGGCGGCGAGGCCGCGGTTGGTCCGGACCGCGGCGGGGTCGTCGCCGACCGCGCCGCCCAGGTTGAGCTCCTCGTACGGAGCGGCGCTCACTCCGCCCCACCGGTCGGTGAAGGCGAAGTGCGCGCCGCTCGCGAGGATGTGCTGCCCTATCACTTCAAGAAGTCCGGGACATCCAGCTCTTCGGCCTGGCTGTCCTGGTACGGGCGGGCCGTCGGCACCTGCGGCGGGCTCGCCTCGCCGACCGGCGCGGTCTCGACCGGGGCCGGGGCCGGGGTCTCCTCGCGCGCGCTCACGGTGCCGAGTCCGCCCAGCGGGCGCTCGGGGGCGCGGACCGGCGCGGGCTCCTCGCGCTTGGCGGCGGTGGAGCCCAGCACGTTGTCGCGGCGGGCGGGCGGCTGGCCGCCGTCGAACCCGGCCGCGATGACCGTGACCCGTACCTCGTCGCCCAGCGCGTCGTCGATGACCGCGCCGAAGATGATGTTGGCCTCGGGGTGGGCGGCCTCGCTGACCAGCTGCGCGGCCTCGTTGATCTCGAAGAGACCGAGGTCGGAGCCGCCGGAGATGGAGAGCAGCACACCGCGGGCGCCGTCGATGGACGCCTCCAGGAGCGGCGAGGAGATCGCCATCTCGGCGGCGGCCACCGCGCGGTCGTCGCCGCGCGCCGAGCCGATGCCCATGAGCGCCGAACCGGCCTCGGACATGACCGACTTGACGTCGGCGAAGTCGAGGTTGATCAGGCCCGGGGTGGTGATCAGGTCGGTGATGCCCTGGACGCCGGAGAGCAGGACCTGGTCGGCCGACTTGAAGGCGTCGAGCACCGAGACCTGGCGGTCCGAGATGGACAGCAGCCGGTCGTTGGGGATGACGATGAGGGTGTCGACCTCTTCGCGGAGCTCGGCGATGCCGTCCTCCGCCTGGTTGGCGCGACGGCGGCCCTCGAAGGTGAACGGCCGGGTGACCACACCGATCGTGAGCGCGCCGAGCGAGCGCGCGATGTTGGCGACGACGGGTGCGCCGCCGGTGCCGGTGCCGCCGCCCTCTCCCGCGGTGACGAAGACCATGTCGGCCCCCTTGAGGACCTCCTCGATCTCCTCGCGGTGGTCCTCTGCCGCCTTGCGCCCGACTGCCGGGTTGGCTCCGGCCCCGAGGCCGCGGGTGAGTTCACGGCCGACGTCGAGCTTGACGTCGGCGTCGCTCATCAACAGAGCTTGTGCGTCGGTGTTGATCGCGATGAACTCGACGCCCTTGAGACCGACCTCGATCATTCGGTTGATGGCATTGACACCACCGCCGCCGACACCGATGACCTTGATGACTGCGAGGTAGTTCTGCGGTGCTGCCACGTCGAAGGCCTCTCGCCTCGAGTTACGGGTCGTCACGTGCGGGTGTCGCACGGCGACGA encodes the following:
- a CDS encoding DivIVA domain-containing protein → MPLTPEDVRNKQFTTVRLREGYDEDEVDAFLDEVEAELTRLLRENEDLRAKLAAATRAAAQNQQQQGMRKPEPQDQRGPGAPVPAAISGPPQVQQQQPQMGPPQLPSGAPQLPAGPGGHGPQGQHGQGPMGQNQMGQGPMGQGPMGQNQLGQGPMGQGPMGQGPMGQNQMGQNQLGQGPMGQPMGGPMGGHGPQMSQPGQGPGGDSAARVLSLAQQTADQAIAEARSEANKIVGEARSRAEGLERDARAKADALERDAQEKHRVAMGSLESARATLERKVEDLRGFEREYRTRLKSYLESQLRQLETQADDSLAPPRTPATASLPPAPQMSGSMASASAGSMGGHTMGGQPSMGGAPSYGGQQQMSPAMTQPMAPVRPQGPSPMQQAPSPMRGFLIDEDDN
- a CDS encoding YggT family protein, with translation MGVALDVVYIALMCFLIVLIFRLVMDYVLQFARSWEPGKAMVVVLEATYTVTDPPLKLLRRFIPPLRLGGVALDLSFFVLMIIVYILISIVTSVGR
- a CDS encoding cell division protein SepF, which produces MAGAMRKMAVYLGLVEDDGYDGPGFDPDDEFEPEPEPERDRRRHQPPHQVERDEPVRAVQPPAPREPVAHAAVMPAESGRPARIAPVASITPERPSLEKNAPVIMPKVVSEREPYRITTLHPRTYNEARTIGEHFREGTPVIMNLTEMDDTDAKRLVDFAAGLVFGLHGSIERVTQKVFLLSPANVDVTAEDKARIAEGGFFNQS
- a CDS encoding YggS family pyridoxal phosphate-dependent enzyme, with amino-acid sequence MTDRKAELAANLAQVEERISAACAAVGRKRDDVTLIVVTKTYPASDVRLLYELGVRQVAENRDQDAAPKAAACADLPDLRWHFVGQLQTNKVRSVVTYADLVQSVDRDRLVTALSAAAVKAEREVGCLIQVALDAESGARGDRGGVAPDGIEQLAGLVADAPGLRLDGLMTVAPLAGEYAGRERAAFERLMDLSTDLRRAHPAANMVSAGMSADLEEAVAAGATHVRVGTAVLGVRPRLG
- the pgeF gene encoding peptidoglycan editing factor PgeF, with product MIGQHILASGAHFAFTDRWGGVSAAPYEELNLGGAVGDDPAAVRTNRGLAAKALGLDPDLVVWMNQVHSPDVAVVDGPWGADAEVPAVDAVVTARRGLALAVLTADCTPVLLADPVAGVVAAAHAGRPGMVAGVVPAAVAAMVSLGAEPSRITARTGPAVCGKCYEVPAEMRDEVAAAEPAARSRTSWGTPAVDVTAGVHAQLAALGITDRQPSGVCTLESHDHFSYRRDRTTGRLAGYVWLDAEGPGATGGEGSGHDGP
- the ftsZ gene encoding cell division protein FtsZ, with amino-acid sequence MAAPQNYLAVIKVIGVGGGGVNAINRMIEVGLKGVEFIAINTDAQALLMSDADVKLDVGRELTRGLGAGANPAVGRKAAEDHREEIEEVLKGADMVFVTAGEGGGTGTGGAPVVANIARSLGALTIGVVTRPFTFEGRRRANQAEDGIAELREEVDTLIVIPNDRLLSISDRQVSVLDAFKSADQVLLSGVQGITDLITTPGLINLDFADVKSVMSEAGSALMGIGSARGDDRAVAAAEMAISSPLLEASIDGARGVLLSISGGSDLGLFEINEAAQLVSEAAHPEANIIFGAVIDDALGDEVRVTVIAAGFDGGQPPARRDNVLGSTAAKREEPAPVRAPERPLGGLGTVSAREETPAPAPVETAPVGEASPPQVPTARPYQDSQAEELDVPDFLK